Genomic DNA from Theobroma cacao cultivar B97-61/B2 chromosome 3, Criollo_cocoa_genome_V2, whole genome shotgun sequence:
ATTGCTTTCGATCTTAATTACTTTTTTCTGGCCAACAATACTTGTTTCTCAAACTAATCTCAGCAGTGAATACTATACAAATTTCTCCTCTATATATTTTACTCACTTCACGTTCTTCCACCGTgtgctttctctctctctctctctctctccctctttcttttctatgttttaCTGGTATAAGAATCATGTCAGGCCAGCAATTTTGTTATTCGAATTATGATTCTCAATCTCAATCAAGCCGCTTTCAATCAGATTCCACCTCTCTTTGGTCTCAGCCAAGCCTCCCATCTGTTCCTTCCCTCACCTCCCAATTTCACCCGCAACAATACCATCTTTCCAACATCCGGCACCACTGCCTCGCCACCCTAAAAGGACACACCTCCTACGTATCCTCTCTCACCTTCGCCGGAAAGTTCCTTTTCACAGGCTCTTCCGATAAGGAAATCAGATTATGGAAGCGCAACACTACTGTAGACTCAGAACCTGATTATGACAATCTAACCAATAATAACATAATAGCTGTGGGAAAGGGTGCTGTGAAGTCCTTGGTAGTGTTAGCTGATAAGCTCTTCAGCGCTCATCAAGACCACAAGATACGAGTATGGAAAATTAGTAACGAAGATCCTGATAACCAAAAGTACACTCGGCTGGCAACGCTGCCAACTTTAAGTGACCGTGCCACGAAGCTTCTCCTGCCCAAGAATCATGTTCAAGTTCGAAGACATAAGACATGCACCTGGGTCCATCATGTTGATACGGTATCCGCCCTGGCCTTATCCAGGGATGAGACCCTTCTATATTCAGTTTCCTGGGACAGGACACTCAAAATCTGGAGAACCAGTGATTTCAAATGCTTGGAGTCGGTGTCAAACGCTCATGACGATGCGATAAACGCCGTGGCATTATCCGATGACGGAGACGTTTATACAGGATCAACCGACAAGAAAATCAAGGTGTGGAGGAGAAGCTCAGGAGAGAAAACCCATTCTCTAGTTGCTACACTCGAAAAACATAACTCCGGGATCAACTCTCTAGCAATAAGTCCTGACGGGTCTACTTTGTATTCGGGTGCAAGCGACCGGTCCATAGTTGTCTGGGAGAAGGATGGCGGAGATGGCAATGGCATGACGGTGGTTGGTGCACTTAGGGGGCATACGAAGCCCATACTGTGCTTGGCGGTTGTGTCGGATTTAGTTTGCAGT
This window encodes:
- the LOC18603832 gene encoding vegetative incompatibility protein HET-E-1, which codes for MSGQQFCYSNYDSQSQSSRFQSDSTSLWSQPSLPSVPSLTSQFHPQQYHLSNIRHHCLATLKGHTSYVSSLTFAGKFLFTGSSDKEIRLWKRNTTVDSEPDYDNLTNNNIIAVGKGAVKSLVVLADKLFSAHQDHKIRVWKISNEDPDNQKYTRLATLPTLSDRATKLLLPKNHVQVRRHKTCTWVHHVDTVSALALSRDETLLYSVSWDRTLKIWRTSDFKCLESVSNAHDDAINAVALSDDGDVYTGSTDKKIKVWRRSSGEKTHSLVATLEKHNSGINSLAISPDGSTLYSGASDRSIVVWEKDGGDGNGMTVVGALRGHTKPILCLAVVSDLVCSGSADKTIRIWRRGVDTSYSCWAILEGHQGPVKCLAGAVDRCNPSDTSYVIYSGSLDCDVKVWQIVVPFL